From a region of the Toxotes jaculatrix isolate fToxJac2 chromosome 7, fToxJac2.pri, whole genome shotgun sequence genome:
- the LOC121185147 gene encoding C-C motif chemokine 19-like, which translates to MASRVAALLLLGVLCVGFAAGEIAMDCCLNAVDKFLPLIMIADYSIQEAGKGCEISATAFITKSGRTLCVVHPSERPWVQKHIAHLDSKKRARK; encoded by the exons atggCCTCTCGAGTTGCAGCTCTGCTCTTGCTGGGTGTCCTCTGCGTTGGGTTTGCAGCAG GTGAGATCGCGATGGACTGCTGCCTGAACGCCGTTGACAAGTTTTTGCCACTAATTATGATTGCAGACTACAGCATTCAGGAAGCCGGGAAGGGCTGTGAAATCAGCGCCACGGC GTTCATTACAAAGTCTGGAAGGACTCTGTGCGTCGTGCACCCCAGCGAGAGACCGTGGGTGCAAAAACACATTGCACATCTGGACAGCAAAAAAAGAGCCCGGAAGTAA